Proteins found in one Triticum urartu cultivar G1812 chromosome 4, Tu2.1, whole genome shotgun sequence genomic segment:
- the LOC125551045 gene encoding uncharacterized abhydrolase domain-containing protein DDB_G0269086 → MALSSSRPHHLLRRFHASARALSRVEPHEFSQPSDYLGSWAERAPATVAAGGGDTREAWARLERLRKGYAREVGELRRQYAYEAQLLEAERQRKAEARAEAARVANEERKAAKAAAAQTRAAERRAFELDFRQALMKERAQKLESWRNKEKLKAQKKAEHRELLRRQSSVWVAEDKMEKKILEAIMHTTPL, encoded by the exons ATGGCGCTCTCCTCCTCCAGGCCACACCACCTCCTCCGCCGCTTCCACGCTTCCGCGCGGGCTCTGTCGCGGGTGGAACCGCACGAGTTCTCGCAGCCCAGCGACTACCTCGGGAGCTGGGCGGAGCGCGCCCCCGCCACGGTcgccgcgggcggcggcgacacACGGGAGGCTTGGGCACGGCTCGAGCGGCTGCGCAAGGGGTACGCGCGCGAGGTGGGGGAGCTGCGGCGTCAGTACGCCTACGAGGCGCAACTGCTGGAGGCCGAGCGGCAGCGCAAGGCGGAGGCACGTGCCGAGGCCGCCCGCGTCGCCAACGAGGAGCGCaaggccgccaaggctgccgcaGCGCAGACCAGGGCCGCCGAGCGCCGCGCCTTCGAGCTCGATTTCCGCCAGGCCCTC ATGAAAGAAAGAGCTCAGAAGCTGGAGAGCTGGAGGAACAAGGAGAAGCTGAAAGCACAGAAGAAGGCGGAGCACAGGGAGCTCTTGCGCAGGCAGAGTTCTGTCTGGGTTGCTGAGGATAAAATGGAAAAGAAAATTCTTGAGGCTATCATGCATACCACCCCTCTCTGA